In the Malaya genurostris strain Urasoe2022 chromosome 1, Malgen_1.1, whole genome shotgun sequence genome, one interval contains:
- the LOC131426501 gene encoding midnolin homolog produces MADYCSSGGGGSSSPVSSNGGSCLGTFRPSGASVAIGVYPHHKLAHHHHLNRHHLRVIAPAGGGGGAEQDEQNDGGHRPSTAAMLGTVVIDHRVRIIRLTRPQNFDRHHHLHGPGTGAGAGGGNAGGGGGNFGFSIRGGLEYGTGFFVSAVEKDSEADRQGLKVGDQIVRVNGYHVEDAVHRELTQFVANQERLVLKVRSVGIIPIKERSADPLTWHVISFNGSSSSTMVASSRSNGSSGNQSSLPRVERTSCSSSSSSSTGSGTVDELPPPGRDLKIMLSVPPQTKLGCGICKGPDWKPGIFVQFTKQGGVAREAGLRPGDQIMSCNGREFSEITFAEAVSIMKASHVLELVIRPGAGIDMFPGESSGYNSSASSVNGDASPCWGESAAKRLSMVREESGPNERLGSGSKSASNRRNNTTIIEFSENGTVVNSSNSLSRTKPESEDRGNGKKLADISFVSKKSETKTIIVEVHRSASTNSIDTGLSPSSGSATSSGLSSNIPPPPPLFADKIPPPPPPNTNNNNSGLSSGYSTTNSGRSAVTGQQRSPSAVSLADSSASSGIDCGGGSGLGSAISEELKRRAQKKGTSTALEPAAALTELENRLKEKRFRPPNSGGSDAARHSALMDEFRAVHKRMFKNGFDNAELKKTPSKDKLPTDDGSSTETVPVGPGGRNGKGTMGRVAEAEQAKANGDVAELESIESFKMTNPTPTTIRPPSYYFSPQATGPPTMKKTLKPIAVTISEYSSSLVGQRDHHRSSGDVKSGTTGTVNEEDAISASIGNLRSELEKTLSMSNLRLRCESRENLVERIQIGPCGHHQQDQQAKLSRSSSVANGVGRIGAGSGSAAAKTMSNGNRITIAISNDKN; encoded by the exons ATGGCGGACTACTGCAGTAGCGGTGGCGGTGGCAGTAGCAGTCCGGTCAGCAGCAATGGCGGAAGTTGCCTGGGTACCTTTCGACCCTCGGGCGCATCTGTAGCGATTGGCGTCTATCCACATCACAAGTTAGCCCATCATCACCATCTCAACCGTCATCACCTCCGGGTGATTGCTCCGGCAGGCGGCGGTGGCGGTGCGGAGCAGGACGAACAGAATGACGGTGGCCATCGGCCGTCCACGGCAGCAATGCTGGGAACGGTGGTGATTGACCATCGCGTACGGATCATTCGATTGACGAGGCCCCAGAACTTTGACAGGCATCATCATCTGCACGGTCCCGGTACCGGTGCTGGAGCTGGTGGGGGAAACGcaggtggtggtggtggaaaCTTTGGCTTTTCGATTCGAGGAGGCTTAGAATACGGGACCGGATTTTTCGTTTCGGCCGTCGAAAAGGACAGCGAAGCTGACCGGCAGGGATTGAAG GTTGGCGACCAGATCGTGCGGGTCAACGGGTACCACGTGGAAGATGCCGTCCACCGAGAGCTGACACAGTTCGTAGCCAATCAGGAGCGGTTGGTACTGAAGGTGCGCAGTGTCGGAATCATTCCGATTAAAGA ACGCTCAGCTGATCCGCTTACGTGGCACGTAATTTCCTTcaacggcagcagcagcagcacgatGGTGGCATCGTCTCGTTCGAACGGATCTAGCGGCAACCAAAGTTCGCTGCCCCGTGTCGAACGGACCAGCTGCAGTAGTAGCAGTTCCAGCAGTACCGGGTCCGGTACCGTCGATGAACTGCCACCGCCAGGACGTGACCTGAAAATTATGCTCTCGGTACCTCCGCAAACCAAGTTGGGATGTGGCATCTGCAAGGGACCGGACTGGAAGCCCGGCATTTTTGTGCAGTTCACCAAACAGGGCGGTGTGGCTCGGGAAGCCGGGTTGCGACCCGGTGATCAGATTATGTCCTGCAATGGAAGAGAATTTTCCGAAATCACCTTTGCCGAAGCGGTTAGTATAATGAAGGCTTCGCATGTGCTGGAACTGGTGATCCGGCCCGGGGCCGGTATCGACATGTTCCCGGGAGAGTCTAGTGGGTACAACAGCAGTGCAAGCAGTGTCAACGGGGATGCAAGTCCCTGTTGGGGCGAATCGGCTGCCAAACGTTTGAGCATGGTAAGAGAGGAATCCGGTCCCAACGAACGGCTAGGGAGCGGCTCAAAATCCGCTTCGAACAGACGAAACAATACAACGATTATTGAATTTTCTGAGAATGGAACCGTGGTGAATAGTTCTAACAGTTTGAGCAGAACCAAGCCGGAAAGTGAGGACAGAGGGAACGGCAAAAAGCTAGCCGACATTAGCTTCGTGTCGAAGAAAAGTGAAACGAAAACGATCATCGTCGAGGTTCATCGGAGCGCGTCAACAAATTCGATTGACACGGGATTGTCACCTAGCTCAGGGTCCGCCACGTCTTCCGGACTGTCCAGCAACATTCCACCTCCACCTCCATTATTTGCGGATAAAATTCCACCACCTCCACCGCCGaataccaacaacaacaacagtggCCTGAGCAGTGGATATTCGACCACCAACAGCGGCAGATCTGCTGTCACGGGTCAACAGCGAAGCCCTTCTGCGGTTAGCTTAGCCGATTCCAGTGCCAGCAGTGGCATCGATTGTGGCGGTGGCAGTGGCCTTGGCAGTGCAATTTCCGAAGAATTGAAACGAAGAGCGCAGAAGAAAGGAACCTCGACGGCTCTGGAGCCGGCCGCTGCGCTAACCGAACTGGAAAATAGGCTCAAAGAAAAACGATTCAGACCACCGAACAGTGGCGGAAGTGACGCGGCCAGACATTCGGCACTGATGGACGAATTCCGGGCCGTACACAAGCGCATGTTCAAGAACGGATTCGACAATGCCGAGCTGAAG AAAACACCTTCCAAAGACAAATTACCAACGGACGACGGCAGCAGTACCGAAACGGTTCCGGTTGGGCCCGGCGGTAGAAACGGAAAAGGCACGATGGGCCGAGTAGCTGAAGCCGAACAGGCCAAAGCGAACGGCGATGTGGCGGAGCTGGAATCGATCGAATCGTTCAAAATGACCAATCCAACACCGACAACGATTCGACCACCGTCCTACTATTTCTCCCCGCAGGCGACGGGACCACCGACCATGAAGAAAACGCTGAAACCGATTGCCGTCACGATCAGCGAGTACAGCAGCAGTCTCGTCGGCCAGCGGGATCACCATCGATCGTCGGGTGACGTAAAGTCCGGTACCACCGGCACCGTCAACGAGGAGGACGCCATCAGTGCCTCGATCGGCAATCTTCGGAGCGAACTGGAAAAGACCCTGTCGATGTCGAACCTTCGACTGCGCTGTGAATCGCGTGAAAATCTCGTCGAAAGGATTCAAATTGGACCCTGCGGACACCACCAGCAGGACCAGCAGGCCAAACTTAGCCGCAGTTCGTCGGTTGCCAACGGAGTTGGACGGATCGGAGCGGGCAGCGGATCGGCAGCGGCTAAAACGATGTCCAACGGCAATCGCATAACAATTGCCATTTCCAACGATAAAAATTAA